The Belonocnema kinseyi isolate 2016_QV_RU_SX_M_011 chromosome 10, B_treatae_v1, whole genome shotgun sequence genome has a window encoding:
- the LOC117181043 gene encoding uncharacterized protein LOC117181043 produces the protein MRAWQMPANSQASVLHITTAWDGRTVYFADVDGTPRFNLDGSAIDRELARKIMLKNQREYEQHMLHISGGTSKMRNPDGPSEDLDEDTIEIRLQDGYCYHGWIIYKHQKIPPWMLTRQNLQTVEHRNNNFLAFILKGELHGHANMNFNQYVHRKRATERISARIRMGKDWYYKASSFERYPVETKYHDAHLGFGTKYYPNTDSIYISVPEGRKNVVYKSQIKASREQLKQFH, from the exons ATGCGAGCGTGGCAGATGC CTGCAAATTCTCAGGCTTCAGTACTGCATATTACAACAGCATGGGACGGACGTACCGTGTACTTCGCTGATGTTGATGGCACCCCAC GTTTCAATTTAGATGGATCAGCAATTGACCGCGAATTAGCACGGAAGATAATGTTAAAAAACCAGAGAG AATATGAGCAACACATGCTACACATCTCAGGCGGTACATCTAAGATGCGAAATCCAGAtg GTCCATCTGAAGACTTAGATGAAGACACTATAGAAATCAGATTGCAGGATGGATATTGCTACCATGGATGGATCATTTATAAGCATCAAAAAATACCTCCCTGGATGCTTACAAGACAAAACCTACAAACTGTTGAACAccgtaataataattttttggctTTCATACTAAAAGGGGAGTTACATGGGcatgcaaatatgaattttaaccaatATGTTCATCGTAAGCGTGCGACTGAAAGAATTAGCGCTCGTATACGTATGGGAAAAGATTGGTATTATAAAGCATCATCTTTCGAAAGATATCCTGTCGAGACTAAATATCATGATGCCCACCTGGGATTTGGTACAAAGTATTATCCAAATACCGACAGCATATATATTAGTGTTCCAGAAGGAAGGAAAAACGTTGTCTATAAATCTCAAATAAAAGCTTCACGTGAACAGCTGAAACAGTTTCATTAG